From Thalassotalea euphylliae, the proteins below share one genomic window:
- a CDS encoding SIS domain-containing protein, whose translation MKGSLDNAVKHSSTELLVTRYTKNLTKVLTQLNHQDVDLMVAMLLNLKSNNRTLFICGNGGSAANAIHLANDYTFGVNPQGNALNVEALAANSSVLTCLGNDIGYENIFSHQLKVKGQTGDILLVLSGSGNSENIIKAIEEAKQKEMQTIAILGFDGGKAKNLVDLAFHFNIDDMQISEDTQVILGHIIMQSLRDAVALHSADEHK comes from the coding sequence ATGAAAGGCAGCCTCGATAACGCAGTAAAACACAGTAGCACTGAATTACTCGTTACTCGTTACACCAAAAACTTAACCAAAGTTTTAACACAATTAAACCATCAAGATGTCGATTTGATGGTAGCAATGCTATTAAACCTGAAAAGTAACAATAGAACTTTGTTTATATGTGGTAACGGCGGCAGTGCAGCTAATGCTATTCATTTAGCAAATGACTATACCTTTGGCGTAAACCCTCAAGGCAACGCCCTAAATGTAGAGGCATTGGCGGCCAACAGTTCAGTGCTCACTTGCCTGGGTAATGATATTGGTTATGAGAATATATTCTCTCATCAGCTAAAGGTCAAAGGCCAAACGGGTGATATATTATTAGTGCTGTCAGGCAGTGGCAACTCAGAAAATATTATCAAAGCAATAGAAGAAGCTAAGCAAAAAGAAATGCAAACAATCGCGATTCTTGGATTTGACGGTGGCAAAGCGAAAAACTTAGTTGATCTGGCGTTCCATTTCAATATTGACGATATGCAAATCTCTGAAGATACTCAGGTAATTTTAGGTCATATCATCATGCAATCACTTAGAGATGCGGTTGCTTTACACAGTGCTGATGAACATAAATAA
- a CDS encoding nucleotidyltransferase family protein: protein MKAILLAAGLGTRLKPLTDTMPKCLVPIKGKPLLAYWLEKLDALGVTEILINLHYLSEKVAAFIATSPYKSKVTLIKEDKLLGTAGTLVANKEFWQNEETLVIHADNFCMSDLQAFVKDHQKRINQTDASLLLFETEQPSACGIVKLNQDNVIVEFHEKVPNPPGKLASGALFIFSPNVYSKYFQNLDNSVYRELSIDIIPQMVDHLNGWQSDLPYLDIGTPEMLEKANNLPI from the coding sequence ATGAAAGCAATACTGCTGGCCGCAGGTTTAGGCACTCGTTTAAAGCCGTTAACGGATACTATGCCAAAATGTCTAGTGCCGATAAAAGGTAAGCCGTTATTGGCGTATTGGCTAGAAAAACTCGATGCCTTGGGCGTAACTGAGATCTTAATTAATCTTCATTATTTGTCAGAAAAAGTAGCGGCGTTTATCGCTACATCGCCCTATAAAAGCAAAGTAACCTTGATCAAAGAAGATAAATTGCTCGGCACTGCCGGCACCTTAGTCGCTAATAAGGAGTTTTGGCAGAATGAAGAAACCTTAGTCATACACGCCGATAATTTTTGCATGAGTGACTTACAAGCGTTTGTTAAAGACCACCAGAAAAGAATCAACCAAACTGACGCTAGCTTGTTACTTTTTGAAACAGAGCAACCCAGCGCTTGTGGCATAGTAAAATTGAATCAAGACAATGTTATCGTTGAGTTTCACGAAAAAGTGCCCAATCCACCCGGTAAATTAGCCAGTGGGGCACTCTTTATTTTTTCACCGAATGTCTACTCCAAATATTTTCAAAACTTAGACAACTCAGTTTATCGAGAGTTGTCTATCGACATAATTCCCCAAATGGTAGATCACTTAAACGGTTGGCAAAGCGACTTACCTTATCTGGATATAGGGACACCAGAGATGCTTGAAAAAGCGAATAATTTGCCAATTTAG
- a CDS encoding PfkB family carbohydrate kinase: protein MQTVLVTGKFDILHPGHVRLLKFAKECGQRLVVAVNSDESTNNCCQINEKDRLELVKSLESVDQAFLTSKPASAIIQELQPEVVVKGKEFESVDNPEESALATYGGKLIFGSGEFERATELYFSSRHQIGRSFDFSEISQYAQRHQIDEHSILNTIEKMKRLNVVVIGEVIVDEYVQGSAVGLSQEDPTIVMTPTSKDMFLGGAAITAGHIKAIGANTVTLLSVTGNDEKAQYVKQNIANYKIAHHIFSDNSRPTPLKTRYRVDKKTLLRVNQVRHHKISQELQEAIVNQFNTLAEHTDVMVFSDFNYGVLPQTLVERLMELCRTHSIRVVADSQTSSQVGDISRYKNTLLVTPTEKEVRVALNNSDDGLVILAKKLCDKSTPDNLVITLADEGIFIHIPDYKNDNWVNDRIPAINKNAADPAGAGDCFLATSSLAIAAGASPWQAFYIASIAAACQVDTLGNTPLAKSNLVQAVKESFS, encoded by the coding sequence ATGCAAACAGTATTAGTCACAGGCAAATTTGACATTTTGCACCCAGGCCATGTCAGGCTTTTAAAATTTGCCAAAGAATGTGGACAGCGATTAGTTGTTGCAGTGAACAGCGATGAAAGTACTAATAATTGTTGTCAAATCAATGAAAAAGATCGATTAGAGCTAGTTAAATCACTTGAGTCAGTTGACCAAGCCTTTTTAACTTCAAAGCCGGCTTCAGCCATCATTCAAGAGTTACAACCTGAAGTCGTGGTCAAAGGCAAAGAATTTGAATCAGTTGATAACCCCGAAGAATCTGCATTAGCTACCTATGGCGGTAAGCTCATTTTTGGTTCGGGTGAATTTGAACGGGCAACAGAGCTATATTTTTCATCTCGACACCAGATAGGTAGAAGCTTCGACTTTTCCGAAATTAGCCAGTATGCGCAGCGTCATCAAATCGATGAGCACTCAATTTTAAATACCATCGAAAAAATGAAACGGCTTAATGTCGTTGTTATTGGTGAGGTGATTGTTGATGAGTATGTGCAAGGTTCCGCCGTAGGACTATCTCAGGAAGATCCGACCATAGTGATGACACCTACTAGCAAAGATATGTTTCTTGGTGGTGCGGCGATAACCGCTGGCCACATAAAAGCCATCGGAGCAAACACTGTAACCTTACTTTCGGTAACAGGTAATGATGAAAAAGCACAATATGTTAAACAAAACATCGCAAACTATAAGATAGCTCACCATATTTTTTCAGATAACAGCCGCCCTACGCCATTAAAGACTCGTTATCGGGTTGATAAAAAAACGCTGTTAAGAGTCAATCAAGTTCGCCACCACAAGATTTCACAAGAGCTTCAAGAGGCAATAGTTAACCAATTTAACACATTAGCTGAACATACTGACGTTATGGTTTTTTCTGACTTTAACTATGGCGTATTACCACAAACATTGGTTGAGAGACTAATGGAGCTGTGCCGCACACACAGCATTAGAGTTGTTGCCGATAGCCAGACTTCATCGCAGGTTGGCGATATTTCACGCTACAAAAATACCTTATTAGTGACCCCGACAGAGAAAGAAGTTCGGGTCGCGTTAAACAATTCAGACGATGGTTTAGTCATTCTCGCGAAAAAGCTCTGTGATAAATCAACACCTGATAACCTTGTCATCACGCTAGCTGATGAAGGTATATTTATCCATATTCCAGATTATAAAAACGACAACTGGGTTAACGACAGAATCCCTGCAATTAACAAAAATGCCGCCGACCCTGCTGGCGCAGGCGATTGCTTTTTAGCGACCAGTTCGTTGGCAATCGCTGCTGGCGCATCTCCGTGGCAAGCCTTTTACATAGCCAGTATTGCTGCCGCTTGCCAAGTAGACACTCTAGGCAACACGCCACTTGCTAAAAGTAACTTAGTGCAAGCCGTTAAAGAGTCGTTTAGTTAA
- the pseI gene encoding pseudaminic acid synthase, whose protein sequence is MTFNAEITIAGRPIGPNQPTYIIAEMSANHGQDLNKAKELVYAAKEAGADAIKLQTYTADTLTLDCKLPHFAAQGAWQGQYLHDLYTGAYMPWDFHAPLFELANKLGLTCFSSPFDNSAVDLLESLHAPAYKIASPELIDHQLIECTANTGKPVIMSTGGATLNEITEAVAVARRAGVTELCLLKCTSTYPAPPESINLRTIKHLADSFGCPVGLSDHTLGNSVPIASVACGAQVIEKHFVMSKDDDTADSFFSMTPDELSELVIGVRQVEKALGKIHYPSEPSPHRRCLYVTKNVRAGERLTADNVANLRPGGGSMMPKDIHHAIGRSAVRDLARGTQLDWQDFI, encoded by the coding sequence GTGACATTTAATGCTGAAATCACCATAGCGGGTCGTCCTATTGGCCCCAATCAGCCGACATATATTATTGCAGAAATGTCTGCCAACCATGGTCAAGACCTAAACAAGGCTAAAGAGTTAGTGTATGCCGCTAAAGAAGCTGGCGCTGATGCCATAAAGTTACAAACTTACACGGCTGATACACTGACGCTCGATTGTAAGCTTCCTCACTTTGCAGCTCAGGGTGCATGGCAAGGTCAATATCTGCATGATCTATACACAGGCGCTTATATGCCTTGGGATTTTCATGCGCCACTATTCGAACTTGCTAACAAACTGGGCCTCACTTGCTTCTCTTCGCCATTTGACAACAGTGCCGTTGATTTATTGGAATCGTTGCACGCACCAGCTTATAAAATTGCTTCTCCTGAATTGATAGACCATCAACTGATTGAGTGTACAGCGAATACAGGTAAGCCTGTGATTATGTCAACAGGAGGTGCCACACTCAACGAAATCACCGAGGCGGTAGCTGTCGCACGTCGTGCTGGGGTTACGGAATTGTGCTTGTTAAAATGTACAAGTACTTACCCAGCACCGCCAGAGAGTATTAACTTGAGAACGATTAAGCATCTCGCTGACTCTTTTGGTTGCCCAGTGGGTCTCTCTGATCACACTTTAGGTAACAGTGTGCCGATTGCCTCTGTTGCCTGTGGGGCTCAAGTAATTGAGAAGCACTTTGTAATGAGTAAAGATGATGACACGGCTGATAGCTTTTTTTCCATGACGCCTGATGAGTTATCTGAATTGGTGATTGGGGTTAGGCAAGTGGAAAAAGCACTGGGTAAAATTCACTACCCTAGCGAACCATCGCCGCATCGACGTTGTTTATACGTTACAAAAAATGTTAGGGCTGGCGAGCGATTAACAGCAGATAATGTCGCTAACCTTCGACCAGGTGGTGGCAGCATGATGCCCAAAGACATTCATCATGCGATAGGGCGCAGCGCGGTGCGAGATTTAGCGCGCGGTACTCAGTTAGATTGGCAAGACTTTATATAA
- a CDS encoding transketolase, with translation MLNSESVRDKTIAFSCNTKAGHLAPALSTVELLTVLYRDYLNYNLNDAKDETRDRFILSKGHGAYAYYIILNELGYIPNWELDHFNTEKSTLKGCLTENSDYMIEASTGSLGHGLPIAVGMALSMKLQNKPNKVVCLVGDGEMQEGSNYEALLLAHRFNLDNLLIIVDANDFQAMGKVEDVTVSNNKLLHILNGFTEQPIDDIDGHNEGQIKQAFDKFFNQSRDNFSVIFARTIKGKGIDLIENSAKHHYRCPTEDGYVYQGRQND, from the coding sequence ATGTTAAATTCAGAATCTGTTCGTGACAAAACCATTGCTTTTTCCTGCAATACTAAAGCAGGTCATCTCGCACCTGCACTATCAACAGTAGAGCTGTTAACGGTACTTTACCGTGATTATTTAAACTACAACCTAAATGACGCTAAAGACGAAACCAGAGATAGGTTTATTTTGAGCAAAGGTCATGGTGCTTATGCCTATTATATTATTTTAAATGAGCTAGGTTATATCCCTAACTGGGAGCTTGATCATTTCAATACAGAAAAATCAACACTGAAAGGTTGTCTGACCGAAAATTCAGACTACATGATTGAGGCATCAACAGGCTCGCTGGGTCATGGCTTACCGATAGCCGTTGGTATGGCGCTTTCCATGAAGCTGCAAAATAAACCCAACAAAGTCGTGTGTTTAGTGGGTGACGGTGAAATGCAAGAAGGCAGTAACTATGAAGCCCTACTGTTAGCCCATCGCTTTAACTTAGACAACCTCTTGATCATTGTCGATGCCAATGACTTTCAAGCAATGGGAAAAGTAGAAGATGTTACCGTTAGTAATAACAAATTACTGCACATTTTAAATGGCTTTACCGAGCAACCGATCGACGATATTGACGGACATAACGAGGGACAAATAAAACAAGCCTTTGATAAATTTTTTAACCAGAGTCGCGATAATTTTTCCGTGATTTTTGCTCGTACCATCAAAGGCAAAGGTATTGACTTGATAGAAAACTCCGCAAAGCATCATTATCGTTGCCCAACGGAAGATGGCTATGTTTACCAAGGGCGACAAAATGACTGA
- a CDS encoding transketolase produces MTELVSKKEVMNAIYPFFEQDEKKVLLAGDMGFAVLDEFFDNHANRAFNTGINEQATLSIAAGLAMTGMSPIVYSQIPFITMRAFEQFRYDINEHNLNVKVIGVGADNYFSPLGRSHCMDDDDIALISILKNVKIFSPTPKTLTQDVASMLSHSGPVYMRSR; encoded by the coding sequence ATGACTGAATTAGTATCAAAAAAAGAGGTAATGAATGCCATTTACCCGTTTTTTGAACAAGATGAAAAAAAGGTGCTTTTAGCTGGCGATATGGGTTTTGCTGTACTCGATGAATTCTTTGATAACCATGCCAATAGAGCATTCAACACAGGTATCAATGAACAAGCTACGCTGAGTATCGCAGCAGGGCTTGCAATGACGGGGATGTCACCGATTGTTTATTCACAGATCCCTTTCATTACAATGAGAGCATTTGAACAATTCCGCTACGACATCAATGAACACAATTTAAATGTGAAAGTTATCGGTGTAGGTGCGGATAATTATTTTTCTCCGCTCGGGCGAAGCCACTGCATGGATGACGATGATATTGCACTTATTTCAATATTAAAGAATGTAAAAATATTCTCGCCAACGCCAAAAACCTTGACACAAGATGTCGCCTCAATGCTCTCACACAGTGGGCCAGTTTATATGCGCTCTCGTTAA
- a CDS encoding radical SAM protein: MPTPKENKLILDETKIAWHHDRILDWKEGKQIPPITIDMALTRACNYGCHFCYARLQENDRFDITKEHIDHFLEDCKELGVKAISLVSDGESTLSPHFEHTIIKGAELGISMAVASHGYNFKYEMLERILPHLTYLRLNFSAGEPKRYAEIMGVKEKHFHRVVQNVKDMVEIKKRDNLDVTIGLQMVLMPEDADQVVPLAKLGKEIRPDYVVVKHTSDNEEGQLGVDYSKYAELTHILEEAESYSDDTYQVSVKWSKINAEGKRSYQRCYGAPFQIQISGSGLIAPCGMLFNEKYKRFHIGNITTQRFKDIVKSEKYWEIMRHLASMNFDAQTMCGSLCLQHKPNEFLDKVEKGIIKLEKPTGTPPQHLNFI; this comes from the coding sequence ATGCCAACACCAAAAGAAAATAAACTGATATTAGACGAAACTAAAATCGCATGGCATCACGACCGAATTTTAGACTGGAAAGAAGGTAAGCAGATCCCACCTATTACTATCGATATGGCGCTGACTCGTGCATGTAATTATGGTTGTCATTTCTGTTATGCCAGACTACAAGAAAATGATCGATTCGATATCACCAAAGAGCATATCGATCATTTTTTAGAAGACTGCAAAGAGCTAGGCGTAAAAGCCATCTCGCTAGTGAGCGATGGCGAAAGTACACTCTCTCCGCACTTTGAACATACTATTATTAAAGGCGCTGAACTCGGTATTTCAATGGCGGTTGCCAGTCATGGTTACAATTTTAAATATGAAATGCTAGAGCGAATTCTGCCACACCTGACTTATCTAAGGTTGAATTTTTCTGCCGGCGAGCCAAAGCGCTACGCTGAAATTATGGGAGTCAAGGAGAAGCATTTTCATCGCGTTGTTCAGAATGTAAAAGACATGGTTGAAATTAAAAAACGCGATAATCTCGACGTAACCATTGGTCTGCAAATGGTATTAATGCCAGAAGATGCCGACCAAGTCGTTCCATTAGCCAAATTAGGCAAAGAAATTCGCCCTGACTATGTTGTTGTTAAGCACACTAGTGACAATGAAGAAGGTCAACTAGGCGTAGACTACTCTAAGTATGCGGAGCTTACTCATATTTTAGAAGAGGCAGAATCATATAGTGATGATACCTATCAAGTATCAGTGAAGTGGTCAAAAATTAACGCGGAAGGTAAACGAAGTTATCAACGTTGTTACGGTGCCCCGTTTCAAATACAAATATCTGGCTCAGGGCTAATTGCCCCCTGCGGTATGTTATTTAACGAGAAATATAAACGATTCCATATTGGTAATATCACCACACAGCGCTTTAAAGACATCGTAAAAAGTGAAAAATACTGGGAAATAATGAGGCACTTAGCGTCAATGAACTTTGATGCCCAAACCATGTGTGGCTCCTTGTGTTTACAGCACAAACCCAACGAGTTTCTCGACAAGGTGGAAAAAGGCATAATCAAACTAGAAAAGCCAACAGGCACACCGCCTCAACACTTGAACTTTATCTAA
- a CDS encoding glycosyltransferase family protein, which produces MNIDHNLTEDSFFESPQDAQKAAKQQSLIGPYQHLQICYYTGSKIITADENLIHLPSDFAAHLLELGTRPPTKIVKKNGSVVLLPKPYVQNLKPKTRATSGDICQFSQCIIDKLNEYEQLKEIHYQQLLIKVRSNPLDFNEKLRIYIGADYGGKVVLNNYRIIRDAAKAMGYEVLYDENSDVELMDDYRRVKTIAQFNPHITFNINRVRNHFLNEATFNVIWFQDHTLVLVDDSKIRLRERDNVYYLTQEINDCLIAKGVKANRQDFFLNSDVFKERSDVARSNKKIVFVGSSYKSRLEKYSRTNNLKILTNELLELFKQDWNVTESKLNQLLSSIELNEADFLAVPDFHVNELLDYFNRDLLLEEIVKHIDGYELEIYGDGWRDNQLLSPYHKGSVKYGEEISKKYNEAQFSLVPAGGYILQLRVIEAISSGCIPLAFDNRSSARIKPPYYQEAICYFNSPRQLKQQLKKTCYSDKDLTNIKADTHASAFLKKIEQKIRSTLQISKENTGQNQAMCARSRISR; this is translated from the coding sequence ATGAATATTGACCATAACTTAACTGAAGACAGCTTCTTTGAATCGCCTCAAGACGCGCAAAAAGCGGCAAAACAGCAAAGCTTAATCGGGCCATATCAGCACCTGCAAATTTGCTATTATACTGGTAGTAAAATAATTACAGCCGATGAAAACCTTATTCATCTACCCTCTGATTTTGCCGCACACTTACTTGAATTAGGGACTCGCCCGCCAACCAAGATAGTCAAGAAAAATGGCAGTGTTGTACTGCTACCCAAACCATATGTACAAAATCTAAAGCCAAAAACCAGAGCCACTAGTGGCGACATTTGCCAATTTAGTCAGTGCATTATTGATAAACTAAATGAGTATGAGCAGCTTAAAGAAATACATTATCAACAATTGCTCATTAAAGTTCGCAGTAACCCGCTAGATTTTAATGAGAAGTTAAGAATATATATTGGGGCCGATTATGGCGGAAAAGTCGTCCTTAACAACTATCGAATTATCAGAGATGCCGCAAAGGCAATGGGCTATGAGGTACTGTACGACGAAAACTCTGATGTTGAACTAATGGACGATTACCGGCGAGTCAAAACCATCGCCCAGTTTAATCCTCATATTACATTCAACATTAATCGCGTCAGAAACCATTTTCTTAATGAAGCTACGTTTAACGTTATTTGGTTTCAAGATCATACCCTAGTGCTAGTCGATGATTCGAAGATAAGGTTAAGGGAGCGTGACAATGTGTATTACCTTACCCAAGAGATTAACGACTGCCTTATTGCTAAAGGGGTAAAGGCAAACCGACAAGACTTTTTCTTAAACTCAGACGTTTTCAAAGAGCGCTCCGATGTAGCTCGTTCTAACAAGAAAATTGTTTTTGTTGGCAGTTCTTATAAAAGCCGCTTGGAAAAGTATTCGAGAACAAATAACTTAAAAATATTGACCAACGAGCTGCTTGAGCTATTTAAACAAGACTGGAACGTTACAGAATCTAAATTAAATCAGCTGTTATCCTCAATTGAACTTAATGAAGCGGATTTTTTGGCGGTTCCTGATTTTCATGTTAACGAACTACTAGACTATTTCAACCGAGACCTCCTGTTAGAGGAAATCGTTAAGCATATAGACGGATACGAACTCGAAATTTATGGTGATGGCTGGCGCGATAATCAGCTTCTTAGCCCCTACCATAAAGGGAGTGTTAAATACGGTGAAGAGATAAGTAAAAAATATAATGAGGCTCAGTTCTCGCTTGTACCTGCTGGCGGCTATATTCTGCAACTAAGAGTGATCGAAGCCATAAGTAGTGGCTGTATTCCCCTCGCGTTTGATAACCGTTCTTCAGCTAGGATTAAACCGCCTTATTATCAGGAAGCTATTTGTTATTTTAATTCACCAAGACAGCTCAAGCAGCAGCTGAAAAAGACTTGTTATAGCGATAAAGACTTAACAAATATCAAAGCCGATACACATGCTAGCGCCTTCTTAAAAAAAATTGAGCAAAAAATTCGCAGTACCTTGCAGATTTCAAAAGAGAATACCGGACAGAACCAAGCAATGTGTGCAAGGTCAAGGATTAGCAGATAG
- a CDS encoding SDR family oxidoreductase, with amino-acid sequence MKAVVTGGAGFIGSHMVDLLVANNFDVIVVDNLVNGRLSNLAHVKQDIEFIETDIANPNIDLVQLLEDVDYVFHFAALADIVPSIQSPGKYHDANVNGTLNILEASRHSTALKKFIYAASSSCYGIPDVYPTPENTAIKPEYPYALTKNIGEQYALHWGQVYDLPVISMRFFNVYGLRHRTSGAYGAVFGVFLAQILNNKPLTIVGNGEQTRDFTYVTDVVDACFTASKSEYRNEVFNVGSGNTYSINYLAELLGGDKTYIPRRPGEPDCTFADITKINTKLHWSPKVSIEEGVKIMLENIHLWSDAPVWNESSIEEATKDWFKHLSK; translated from the coding sequence ATGAAAGCAGTAGTAACAGGAGGAGCGGGTTTTATTGGCTCACATATGGTCGATTTACTCGTTGCCAATAACTTTGACGTGATAGTAGTTGATAATTTAGTCAATGGCCGGCTCAGTAACTTAGCGCATGTAAAACAAGATATAGAGTTTATTGAAACCGATATTGCCAACCCGAATATAGATTTGGTGCAATTACTAGAAGACGTTGACTATGTTTTTCACTTTGCAGCGCTTGCCGATATCGTTCCTTCGATCCAATCACCAGGCAAATACCATGACGCCAATGTTAATGGCACACTGAATATCCTTGAAGCGAGCAGACACTCAACAGCATTAAAAAAGTTTATCTATGCCGCCTCAAGCTCTTGCTATGGTATTCCTGATGTTTATCCAACCCCCGAAAATACAGCGATAAAGCCTGAATACCCTTACGCATTAACGAAAAATATTGGTGAGCAATACGCTCTGCATTGGGGTCAAGTATATGACTTACCTGTTATCTCTATGCGTTTTTTCAACGTTTATGGTTTAAGGCATAGAACTTCTGGCGCTTATGGCGCAGTTTTTGGTGTATTTTTGGCACAAATACTCAACAACAAGCCACTCACCATTGTTGGTAATGGCGAACAAACACGCGACTTTACTTATGTAACAGACGTGGTTGACGCCTGCTTTACCGCCAGTAAGAGTGAATATCGCAATGAAGTGTTTAATGTTGGTAGCGGCAATACCTACAGTATTAACTATTTAGCTGAGTTGCTTGGTGGTGATAAAACCTATATTCCCCGACGCCCCGGCGAACCAGATTGCACCTTCGCAGATATTACCAAAATAAACACAAAGTTACATTGGTCCCCCAAAGTCAGCATAGAAGAAGGCGTCAAAATTATGCTAGAAAATATCCACTTATGGAGTGATGCTCCAGTCTGGAACGAATCTAGCATAGAGGAAGCCACTAAAGACTGGTTTAAGCATTTGAGTAAATAA
- a CDS encoding cytidylyltransferase domain-containing protein, giving the protein MPDYNPLPCSQTPKSLDASNALQSLQIIIQARMTSTRLPEKVMMKMANKPMLEWLIERLAPLKQHIIVATTNDGSEAPIVALCQKLGVGYFQGSTDDVLGRYYFAAKAHGATKETAVIRITSDCPLVDVKLVQQSVNEFNTGQYDMVSLGPHSGYPRGLDACIFGFELLEKTHLIATSAADREHVTLGMGKVQTINNRVLYAEQDLTHFRLTLDEADDFKAIERVFQLMNYQTDFDYPALEKVLLAHPEIAEINRHVEQKNA; this is encoded by the coding sequence ATGCCAGACTATAATCCTTTGCCTTGCTCACAAACACCAAAATCATTGGATGCGAGCAATGCTCTGCAGTCACTGCAAATAATTATTCAAGCGCGAATGACGTCAACTCGGCTCCCCGAAAAAGTGATGATGAAAATGGCGAACAAGCCGATGCTTGAGTGGCTCATTGAACGTTTAGCGCCATTAAAACAGCATATCATTGTTGCCACCACAAATGATGGTAGCGAAGCGCCTATTGTAGCGCTTTGTCAAAAGCTTGGCGTTGGCTATTTTCAAGGGAGTACAGATGATGTACTTGGTCGCTACTACTTTGCCGCCAAAGCCCATGGTGCGACAAAAGAGACCGCAGTGATAAGAATTACCAGCGATTGCCCCTTAGTTGATGTAAAGCTGGTGCAACAGTCCGTGAACGAATTTAACACGGGGCAGTATGATATGGTCAGTTTAGGCCCTCATTCTGGTTATCCAAGGGGGCTTGATGCCTGCATCTTTGGCTTTGAGTTATTGGAAAAAACCCATTTGATTGCCACATCAGCAGCCGACAGAGAGCACGTCACTCTGGGTATGGGCAAAGTTCAAACGATAAACAATCGGGTATTGTACGCCGAGCAAGATCTCACGCATTTTCGTTTAACCTTAGATGAAGCCGATGATTTTAAAGCCATTGAGCGAGTATTCCAATTGATGAACTACCAGACCGACTTTGATTACCCTGCACTAGAAAAAGTCCTATTGGCTCATCCAGAAATTGCAGAGATTAATCGTCATGTTGAGCAGAAAAATGCTTAA
- a CDS encoding radical SAM protein — MTDKYAIDSHKLILHPVRVASWYEGRQQNNWEKLKKIYPVYVEISPFGGCNHRCTFCALDYMGYKNISIDYDVLKNTITNMADKGVKSVMFAGEGEPLLFKNLDKICEHASNVGIDTALTTNFVPLRKQNIETLMEHCSWIKVSLNAGTAENYAQIHQTKERDFETVINNLKIAIQHRNDNNLKCTLGAQMVLLPDNMNDAKILAQTCKEIGLDYLVIKPYSQHLSSITHKYECIDYTKMLDLEKELTAFNTRDFQVVFRANTMKKHIAQKQPYKQCNSTPFFWAYIATDGKVFGCSAYLGNEDFCYGNIYEQNFEEIWESEKRKQSYEFIKEKLDIKNCRVNCRMDEVNRYLDRLAHPQAHDNFI, encoded by the coding sequence ATGACAGATAAATATGCAATTGACTCACATAAACTGATATTACACCCCGTAAGAGTGGCGAGTTGGTACGAGGGCCGCCAACAAAACAATTGGGAAAAATTAAAGAAAATATACCCTGTTTATGTCGAAATATCTCCTTTTGGTGGCTGTAACCATCGCTGTACCTTTTGTGCACTTGACTATATGGGCTATAAAAACATCAGTATTGACTATGATGTACTGAAAAACACGATAACCAATATGGCGGATAAGGGGGTTAAAAGCGTGATGTTTGCCGGTGAAGGTGAGCCGCTGCTTTTTAAGAATCTGGATAAAATCTGCGAACATGCATCAAACGTTGGTATAGATACCGCACTTACCACTAACTTTGTACCACTTAGAAAGCAAAATATTGAAACATTAATGGAACATTGCTCATGGATAAAAGTAAGTTTGAATGCGGGGACTGCTGAAAACTACGCCCAAATACACCAAACAAAAGAGCGTGACTTTGAAACGGTTATCAACAACTTAAAAATAGCCATCCAGCACCGAAATGACAACAACCTCAAATGTACGCTTGGCGCTCAAATGGTATTGCTTCCCGACAACATGAATGATGCCAAAATTTTGGCTCAAACATGCAAAGAGATTGGGCTAGATTATTTAGTGATTAAACCCTACTCCCAGCACCTATCAAGTATTACTCATAAGTACGAGTGTATTGATTACACAAAAATGCTCGACCTGGAAAAAGAACTTACAGCATTTAACACCCGAGATTTTCAGGTTGTTTTTCGCGCGAACACTATGAAAAAACACATAGCCCAAAAGCAACCTTATAAACAATGTAATTCAACACCTTTTTTCTGGGCATACATTGCCACCGACGGCAAAGTATTTGGCTGTAGTGCTTATTTAGGTAATGAAGACTTTTGCTACGGAAATATATATGAGCAGAACTTCGAAGAAATTTGGGAAAGTGAAAAGCGCAAACAATCTTATGAATTTATCAAAGAAAAGCTAGACATCAAAAATTGTCGCGTTAATTGCCGTATGGATGAAGTTAATCGCTATTTAGACCGATTGGCCCACCCACAAGCCCATGATAACTTTATTTAG